A segment of the Mycobacteriales bacterium genome:
CGGGCGCGGAGTGGGTGCACCTGGTCGACCTGGACGCGGCGTTCGGGCGCGGGTCCAACCGCGACCTGCTCGCCGACGTGGTCGGCCGCCTCGACGTCGCGGTCGAGCTCTCCGGCGGCATCCGCGACGACGCCTCCCTCGACGCCGCGCTCGCCACCGGTGCCGCCCGCGTCAACGTCGGGACGGCGGCGCTGGAGGACCCGGACTGGGTGCGCGGCGCGATCGCCCGCGTCGGCGACCGGCTCGCCGTCGGCCTCGACGTGCGCGGCACCACGCTCGCCGCGCGCGGCTGGACCAAGGAGGGCGGCGAGCTGTTCGAGGTGCTCGCGCGGCTCGACGCCGACGGCTGCGCGCGCTACGTCGTCACCGACGTCGGCCGCGACGGCACCATGACCGGCCCC
Coding sequences within it:
- the priA gene encoding bifunctional 1-(5-phosphoribosyl)-5-((5-phosphoribosylamino)methylideneamino)imidazole-4-carboxamide isomerase/phosphoribosylanthranilate isomerase PriA, producing MGGVAVILLPAVDVAGGQAVRLVRGEAGTGTTYGDPLAAALAWQEAGAEWVHLVDLDAAFGRGSNRDLLADVVGRLDVAVELSGGIRDDASLDAALATGAARVNVGTAALEDPDWVRGAIARVGDRLAVGLDVRGTTLAARGWTKEGGELFEVLARLDADGCARYVVTDVGRDGTMTGPNLDLLRSVTAATDRPVVASGGVSSLADLRAIATVPGVEGAIVGKALYAGAFTLEEALAAVS